The stretch of DNA atgtgggtttttttttacgataactcagtttttaagtgagtctCTAATTTTTGAACTAACGAAGcaaaacgtgatctgctgagcgtaaatttgctatattacgcacttgtaagacggagacaacacatgtctGTGTAGCTTCCTATTAAAGTTTTTCGTGgacactttttgtttttttatttggatttaaataataataataaaaaaatggatgTATACGAATAGGTACTTACGAGTTACGTTGTAGGTATTTCAGTCAAATGATATAATGCGTAAGTAGTTATatcttgttatttattattactatttataaatttatcctCATTTTCGAAGCATTCTTAATCAGTGTTCAGTAGTCATCGAATTCGAGAAAATTTAGTaacacaacatttaataattattttaacatactcaGGTATATTATTGATGGTTGTACGTTGCTGATATAGTTTTCGTCACGTAGGTATAAGAAAACTGTTCTGACAACAGCAGATTACtcatatatattaaaagttGCAAAATATAGTCAATAGACTAGTTTCCAATCTATAATGGACTATATAGGTCAAGGCAAGGTTACATGTTCCTATTATCTTTGTTTTcagataaattatttgataaaattaaggTATAGATGCATGTTGTATGCATTTCAgaaccttattattattttacccaaTAGGGATAAAAAGTAAGCAGGCGTTCCTatataacaactaacaatatgtacgatgtacaatatttcctttgaggtaaatataaattaataattattatgaattacatatattaatatttggtatccattattaaataatttattttacatttgttggTGAAACGTTGCGATATTTATGCTATTACACTGTTATATTAGTTGAATCGGTCGACTCAGTTACAGTTACAAACCTAATAGTTTACGAATAATTAGGCgtgtttgttaataaaatattttcaaaaataaaagtaaaaacaaaaataatagtttattgacacttctaaaattaattatacaatatatataaaaaagtgcaatgaattttttcaaattgctCGAATGCTACTGTATTTTACAAGGTATTTTTtcctacaattatattaattatcattaaatgaaatcatataatttatcaaacacACACAACAAATTTGTTCAAATGagcaaaattaaatgtaaaaatacaaaattaaaaaaaaaatgaatataataatttaagtaaacttataataatattgtactcataataattattagaatattatttttacattcaaatttaCTTTCTAACGAATATAAACAATGAAATGTAGAGCacgaaacagaaaaaaaaatcacaaatgaTATGTCTTTATTTTAGCTGACATTGGATTTGAATTGTGACTAGACGtagtgatttttgtttttaaagttcaaGTGAATGTTTCGCTTTCTCCTCGTTGAAAATCCGTCACCAGTGGGATCTAAAATCCATGGGTAATAATTGGGGCATTCCATGCAGGTGAACAGTCTGATTGTCTCTCCTGGGAGTTCTCTTGTGGTCAATGGGCAAGGATTTGATAGCGAGCAGAAAGGCTGTCCTTTGACGTCGCATTTGCTGTTTTCGTCTTTCCATTCAGTGAAATCTCTCATATTGTCCAATTCAGTTGGGGTTTGCATCCATTGAATAACCTTTAAAGCACGAAAACAttgggaataaatatttttttaccaccgAAATTTGTGTTACGACGTagaatattaatactataatatattttttttttcatgtgtaggtacttaaaaaattatcacttgtatagttgtatacttgtatacttgTCACAAGTATACCATACAACCACAAGTATACCATAAGTATGTACAACTTATTGTATTTAGTGAAAacttttaggtaggtaggtctaaagttatttcttattatagtAGGCATATTATTACCCTAATGCCTTAGTTTATGTCAccatatctaattattattttcagtatctcactgtaggtacctacttaatgtcACATTATTCAGGTATAAAATGGGTACTTACTTGCAACATGTTGACGAAATACACGTCGTTTCTCTTCAACATTTCTTCAATGAACTTGATCAGTTCATCTTTAAATTCTCGTTTGCTCTTAAGCCATGAAGCGTGGAAGTGTAATCCCAATGGGGCACGGTTGGTAGAGAAATGACGATTGAAGTTGTGTCTGAGTAAGCGTCCGAACTGTTCACCAGTTTGGATGTTCGAACAGGAATCGACCATGTGACaacctataataacaaaatacggTCGGGTTGAAGTATGTGAACCATTTTTCTAAATACTTTTCATTTGGGTTTTTTCCACCGAATCTAGTCACAAACCTGGCAGAGACTCGTCGAAAGTTGGGTCGTCACGTCTATCCAGCTCGTTCATGACCATTTCCCATACCGGATGGCTTCGGCTAGGACAGTTCTGGGCGTTACCGTTACACTTGTGTGGCATCCTGAAGAACAGGGTGTATGGCCAGATGGGAA from Acyrthosiphon pisum isolate AL4f unplaced genomic scaffold, pea_aphid_22Mar2018_4r6ur Scaffold_2304;HRSCAF=2827, whole genome shotgun sequence encodes:
- the LOC100158796 gene encoding uncharacterized protein LOC100158796, whose protein sequence is MDLYEEIFNNSLPNRMNPNGCSIKGTFFVSHKYSNYAFIQELHRKGHEIAVFSLTHKDDPKYWTGGSYDDWLAEMAGARLITERFANISDGSIVGIRAPYLRVGGNKQFQMMEHQFFVYDASITASLGRVPIWPYTLFFRMPHKCNGNAQNCPSRSHPVWEMVMNELDRRDDPTFDESLPGCHMVDSCSNIQTGEQFGRLLRHNFNRHFSTNRAPLGLHFHASWLKSKREFKDELIKFIEEMLKRNDVYFVNMLQVIQWMQTPTELDNMRDFTEWKDENSKCDVKGQPFCSLSNPCPLTTRELPGETIRLFTCMECPNYYPWILDPTGDGFSTRRKRNIHLNFKNKNHYV